A stretch of the Actinomyces qiguomingii genome encodes the following:
- a CDS encoding NADP-dependent oxidoreductase: MKAYALTSYRNGGTLEWLDVPEPVAGPGQVVVEIRAAGLNPLDRMIAAGQFRQLIPYRLPQVLGQELAGVVTEVGPGVENFAVGDHVFGRPDINRIGAFTQSIAVDADDLAPMPAGLGFAEAASLPLVLLTAAQAFMEKARVKPGDKVFIQGGTGGLGSIAIQLAKHLGATVATTVSTKNVDLARELGADVVVDYRTQRYEDHVKDYDVVLDTLGKGETLRSMKVLRPGGVMVSVVGAPDSEFAAQLGKPILKPVMWLMSRRVRRAAKQQGAGYKFLFMRADGSRLAQLTPAIEDGSIKPLVGHTFGLDELEQAMKLSASGKAAPGKIVVEAGE, translated from the coding sequence ATGAAGGCCTACGCGCTCACCTCTTACCGCAACGGTGGGACGCTCGAGTGGCTGGACGTACCCGAGCCTGTGGCCGGCCCGGGGCAGGTGGTGGTTGAGATTCGTGCGGCGGGCCTCAATCCGCTGGACCGCATGATCGCGGCCGGGCAGTTCCGGCAGCTGATTCCCTACCGGCTGCCGCAAGTGCTGGGGCAGGAGCTCGCCGGCGTGGTCACCGAGGTCGGCCCCGGCGTGGAGAACTTCGCGGTGGGCGATCACGTGTTCGGGCGTCCGGACATCAACCGGATCGGCGCCTTCACGCAGTCCATCGCAGTCGACGCCGACGACCTGGCCCCCATGCCCGCCGGACTCGGCTTCGCCGAGGCGGCCTCACTGCCGCTGGTGCTGCTCACGGCCGCGCAGGCCTTCATGGAGAAAGCGCGAGTCAAGCCGGGGGACAAGGTCTTCATCCAGGGAGGCACCGGGGGCCTCGGCTCAATCGCCATTCAGCTGGCCAAGCATCTCGGCGCCACAGTGGCAACCACTGTGAGCACCAAGAACGTTGACCTGGCCCGCGAACTGGGGGCCGACGTCGTCGTGGACTACCGGACCCAGCGGTACGAGGACCATGTCAAGGACTACGACGTCGTCCTGGACACCTTGGGAAAGGGCGAGACCTTGCGATCCATGAAGGTGCTTCGGCCGGGGGGCGTCATGGTCTCGGTGGTCGGCGCGCCTGACTCCGAGTTCGCGGCACAACTGGGCAAGCCGATCCTGAAGCCGGTCATGTGGCTGATGAGCCGCAGGGTGCGCCGCGCCGCAAAACAGCAAGGGGCCGGGTACAAGTTCCTCTTCATGCGCGCCGACGGCAGCCGCCTGGCGCAGCTCACCCCCGCCATTGAGGACGGCAGCATCAAGCCGCTGGTGGGGCACACCTTCGGGCTGGACGAACTGGAACAGGCCATGAAGTTGTCCGCCTCCGGGAAGGCCGCCCCGGGCAAGATCGTGGTGGAGGCCGGAGAGTGA
- a CDS encoding PH domain-containing protein: MPTIVVSRRVLAPDPQVHAILVQGIARIQDCTIVDAGRPIRVERKRNMLRNRWAMAAEVSVEQGVVTIHVDGAGSNQRAFSQEIFALLPEGIVDDQGLADATAHMHKSERFFSKAELRTLQDDLRPDERVKMLVSCALDGSVGLLVLTDKRLLLKDRTLGAQATREINPRQITSISAGRWLGNETMEFTVSGSAIKVSNLSSGRAEELARAIREVQAAADQPVQIVQQLAQPVDASPVEQLNGLAQLHASGVLTDEEFAAKKAEILARM; this comes from the coding sequence ATGCCTACCATTGTAGTCTCACGGCGCGTCCTCGCGCCCGATCCTCAAGTTCACGCGATCCTCGTTCAGGGGATCGCTCGCATCCAGGACTGCACGATTGTTGATGCCGGTCGGCCGATCCGAGTGGAACGAAAGCGCAACATGCTCCGAAACCGGTGGGCGATGGCAGCTGAGGTGTCGGTTGAGCAGGGAGTCGTTACCATTCACGTCGACGGGGCGGGCAGTAATCAGCGCGCGTTTAGCCAGGAGATCTTCGCTCTTCTGCCTGAGGGCATAGTTGATGATCAGGGTCTTGCTGACGCGACGGCGCACATGCATAAGTCGGAGCGGTTCTTTAGTAAGGCTGAGCTTCGCACGTTGCAGGATGATCTTCGTCCTGATGAGCGAGTGAAGATGCTCGTTTCGTGTGCTCTTGATGGCAGTGTCGGACTCCTCGTACTGACTGACAAGCGCCTGCTGTTAAAGGATCGTACCCTAGGCGCACAAGCAACGCGTGAGATCAACCCACGCCAGATCACGAGCATCAGCGCTGGGCGGTGGCTTGGCAACGAAACCATGGAATTCACGGTCAGTGGATCTGCTATCAAGGTCTCTAACCTCTCGTCCGGGCGTGCGGAAGAGTTGGCTCGGGCTATTCGCGAGGTTCAGGCGGCCGCAGATCAGCCCGTCCAGATTGTTCAGCAACTGGCTCAGCCGGTTGATGCTAGTCCTGTCGAGCAACTCAATGGGTTGGCGCAGCTTCACGCAAGTGGAGTCCTGACGGACGAAGAGTTCGCGGCGAAGAAGGCTGAGATTCTGGCGCGGATGTAG
- the ychF gene encoding redox-regulated ATPase YchF, giving the protein MALTIGIVGLPNVGKSTLFNALTRATVLAANYPFATIEPNVGVVPLPDPRLDALAQMFNSQKIVPATVSFVDIAGIVRGASEGEGLGNQFLANIREADAICIVTRAFDDPDVVHVAGKVDPASDIETITTELILADMQTLEKTVPRLEKEVRGKKTDAAVLETAQAALKVLEAGELLSAAAAGKALDAEILREFQLMTTKPFIYVFNLDDAGMHDASRQQELGALVAPAEAVFLDAQFEAELVELEPEEAAEMLRENGQEESGLDKLARVGFDTLGLQTFLTAGEKESRAWTIHKGWTAPQAAGVIHTDFEKGFIKAEIVSYDDLMEYGSLAEVRAHGRVRMEGKDYVMADGDVVEFRTGLTSGSKK; this is encoded by the coding sequence GTGGCACTCACTATCGGAATCGTTGGACTGCCCAACGTCGGCAAGTCGACCCTGTTCAACGCCCTGACCCGGGCGACCGTCCTCGCGGCGAACTACCCCTTCGCCACGATCGAGCCGAACGTCGGCGTCGTCCCCCTGCCGGATCCGCGGCTGGACGCGTTGGCGCAGATGTTCAACTCCCAGAAGATCGTGCCCGCCACCGTCTCCTTCGTGGACATCGCCGGGATCGTGCGCGGCGCCAGCGAGGGGGAGGGGCTGGGCAACCAGTTCCTCGCCAACATCCGTGAGGCCGACGCCATCTGCATCGTTACCCGCGCCTTCGACGACCCCGACGTGGTCCACGTAGCCGGGAAGGTGGACCCCGCCTCGGATATCGAGACCATCACCACCGAGCTGATCCTGGCCGACATGCAGACCCTGGAGAAGACGGTCCCGCGCCTGGAGAAGGAGGTGCGGGGCAAGAAGACCGACGCCGCCGTGCTGGAGACCGCGCAGGCTGCGCTGAAGGTGCTGGAAGCGGGTGAGCTGCTCTCGGCCGCCGCGGCGGGCAAGGCGCTGGACGCCGAGATCCTGCGCGAGTTCCAGCTCATGACCACCAAGCCCTTCATCTACGTGTTCAACCTGGACGACGCCGGCATGCACGACGCCTCCCGCCAGCAGGAGCTGGGTGCGCTGGTGGCGCCCGCGGAGGCGGTGTTCCTGGACGCCCAGTTCGAGGCGGAGCTGGTGGAGCTGGAGCCCGAAGAGGCCGCTGAGATGCTGCGTGAGAACGGTCAGGAGGAGTCCGGTCTGGACAAGCTGGCGCGGGTGGGTTTCGACACGCTCGGTCTGCAGACCTTCCTGACGGCGGGGGAGAAGGAGTCGCGCGCCTGGACGATCCACAAGGGCTGGACCGCGCCGCAGGCGGCGGGCGTGATCCACACCGACTTCGAGAAGGGCTTCATCAAGGCGGAGATCGTCTCCTACGACGACCTCATGGAGTACGGCTCCCTGGCCGAGGTCCGTGCCCACGGGCGGGTCCGCATGGAGGGCAAGGACTACGTCATGGCCGACGGCGACGTGGTCGAGTTCCGCACGGGACTTACGTCTGGGAGTAAGAAGTGA
- a CDS encoding B3/B4 domain-containing protein, with translation MPQTQNLSASSFLNACTVSPDVRELRPDYRSLLIVVEGLELHELPAQSAVVADDLITRAEERSQALLAESPVTELPHVAAWREAYRAFGAKPQRTRNSLEALLRRAGGGLPRVNALTDIYNAISVLHQLPLGGEDFSRYRGPARLIRASGEEPYDTVAHGEPVIEHPEPGEVVWRDEDGVTCRRWNWRQCRRTALTDDTTTAFFILDALDPVTDDELSAAGDALTRALTTLGTDVRSTRRMISGG, from the coding sequence ATGCCCCAGACCCAGAACCTGTCCGCCAGTAGCTTCCTGAACGCCTGCACGGTTTCTCCGGACGTGCGCGAGCTGCGTCCCGACTATCGCAGCCTGCTCATCGTCGTCGAGGGCCTGGAGCTGCATGAGTTGCCGGCACAGAGCGCCGTAGTGGCTGACGACCTGATTACTCGGGCCGAGGAACGCTCCCAGGCGCTGCTCGCCGAGTCCCCCGTCACCGAACTGCCCCACGTGGCGGCATGGCGGGAGGCCTATCGGGCCTTCGGTGCGAAGCCGCAGCGCACCCGCAACAGCCTGGAGGCCCTGCTCCGGCGCGCGGGTGGTGGACTACCGCGGGTTAACGCCTTAACCGACATCTACAACGCGATCTCGGTGCTGCATCAGCTGCCGCTGGGAGGCGAGGACTTCAGCCGGTACCGCGGCCCCGCCCGGCTGATTCGCGCGAGCGGGGAGGAGCCGTATGACACCGTTGCGCACGGCGAGCCGGTCATCGAACATCCGGAACCGGGTGAGGTTGTCTGGCGTGACGAGGACGGTGTGACCTGCCGGCGCTGGAATTGGCGGCAGTGCCGCCGCACCGCCCTGACCGATGACACAACGACGGCCTTCTTCATCCTCGACGCACTCGATCCCGTGACCGACGACGAGTTGTCCGCCGCGGGCGACGCCCTGACCCGGGCACTAACCACCCTCGGAACCGACGTCCGTTCGACGCGGCGAATGATCTCCGGCGGCTAG
- a CDS encoding DUF4256 domain-containing protein, translating to MIDVLRARFEAHPHRHEGISWDAVATRLAARPEALTVLRRMEDTGGEPDVVAYDAQADEFVFYDCATESPAGRRSLCLDEEALRSRKRNPPRGSAAGEAAAFGAQLMGEAEYHHLQSLGEFDLKTSTWLATPADVRALGGALFGDRRFGRVFVYHNGAESYYGARGWRGVLRV from the coding sequence ATGATAGACGTGCTCAGGGCCCGTTTTGAGGCGCATCCGCACCGGCACGAGGGCATCTCCTGGGATGCGGTCGCCACGCGCCTGGCTGCGCGTCCCGAGGCACTGACCGTGCTCAGGCGCATGGAGGACACGGGTGGGGAGCCCGACGTCGTCGCCTATGACGCGCAGGCGGACGAATTCGTCTTCTACGACTGCGCGACCGAGTCCCCCGCAGGCCGGCGCAGCCTCTGCCTGGATGAGGAGGCGCTGCGCTCCCGCAAGAGGAACCCACCGCGGGGCAGCGCCGCGGGCGAGGCGGCGGCCTTCGGCGCCCAGCTCATGGGCGAGGCGGAGTACCACCACCTGCAGAGCCTGGGGGAGTTCGACTTGAAGACCTCGACCTGGCTGGCGACGCCGGCGGACGTGCGCGCCCTGGGCGGGGCGCTGTTCGGCGACCGGCGCTTCGGCCGGGTCTTCGTCTACCACAACGGTGCCGAGTCCTACTATGGGGCGCGCGGCTGGCGCGGCGTCCTACGGGTGTAG
- a CDS encoding GyrI-like domain-containing protein, translated as MAVSCISRRPSVLARRHQKWCESEEPFTPVAPLECREVPARDVVAATLHGGYDGMPEVTAALGGYIAAHNLRTGPMLNIYRVGPAHNPDPSTWVTDACLPIIKE; from the coding sequence TTGGCGGTCTCCTGTATTTCCCGGAGGCCTTCAGTCCTGGCGCGCCGTCACCAAAAGTGGTGCGAGTCAGAGGAACCGTTCACACCGGTAGCGCCACTGGAATGCCGTGAGGTGCCTGCGCGCGACGTCGTGGCCGCCACGCTACATGGCGGATATGACGGCATGCCGGAGGTCACCGCCGCGCTTGGCGGTTACATCGCCGCCCACAACCTTCGCACGGGACCCATGCTCAACATCTACCGGGTCGGCCCGGCGCACAACCCCGACCCCTCCACATGGGTGACGGATGCCTGCCTCCCGATCATTAAGGAGTAA
- the arfB gene encoding alternative ribosome rescue aminoacyl-tRNA hydrolase ArfB — MKDLLIPPGPGCPRGLTVPAAELSEQFTHTSGPGGQGVNTADSRVQLSLDLATTTALDERQRQRALQNLSERLTGTVLTVAAAEHRSQYRNRMAARERLAGLLRGALAPPVTRRATKPTRGSQRRRLAAKRRRAELKTLRRRPPAE, encoded by the coding sequence ATGAAGGACCTGTTGATCCCGCCCGGCCCCGGCTGTCCGCGGGGGCTGACGGTGCCGGCGGCGGAACTGAGCGAGCAGTTCACGCACACCTCCGGCCCCGGCGGCCAGGGCGTCAACACCGCCGACTCCCGCGTCCAGTTGAGCCTGGACCTGGCGACGACGACGGCGCTTGACGAGCGGCAGCGCCAGCGAGCCCTGCAGAACCTGAGCGAGCGCCTGACCGGGACGGTGCTCACGGTTGCTGCGGCCGAACACCGCTCCCAGTACCGCAATCGGATGGCGGCGCGGGAGCGCCTGGCAGGGTTGCTGCGGGGTGCGCTCGCACCGCCGGTGACGCGCCGGGCGACCAAGCCCACCCGCGGTTCCCAGCGTCGTCGTCTGGCGGCCAAGCGACGGCGCGCGGAACTCAAGACCCTGCGGCGCAGACCGCCCGCCGAGTAG
- a CDS encoding restriction endonuclease subunit M, with amino-acid sequence MSEQAAVTVPSDDEAPDGKVVDYISGIQVPAKPEELLAVQPFARQLVEDYGYPKVHIRTRPQWHVKARPSDRAKTYPVDIAVFSGDQHRDEDLFLVVECKKPDRRDGRDQLEDYLRLSRAYLGVWTNGDERLFLRKREANGKVTFDEIPNIPRYGQRVEDIGLFKREDLRPTHNLKAVFRSIRNYLAANAVGMTRDEPLAQQIMNLIFCKIYDERFTRRDAVVTFRAGVDEPVADVAARVKESFAHVVKQYSDVFDDTDKIELDDRSIAYVVGELQQYCLIECERDVVGDAFETFIGPSLKGGQGQFFTPRNVTHLVRALVRPKIQDMVLDPACGSGGFLVEALRGLWDLVDDRADELQWPDSERESEKQKVAIRQLRGIDKDEFLSKVAKAYMALLGDGRGGIFCENSLVPMRDWGLKARQEVSVGEFDVIMTNPPFGQKLKVTERTTLAQYDLGSKWRKAKGGVGYEKTDKVADSQTPQILFIERCLDLLKDGGRMGIVLPESMLCNPSHRYIMQYVLSRATIHAVISVHENLFQPYTHAKTAVVLLEKGAEPAGESHDVFMAVARWCGHDSRGHSIPFDDLPKIVERWEKYADGEALDFDHLGFVVDSAQITDMIYLPKYYNPEVRESVERLSKTHDLVRLGDLVTQGVLSVSTGDEVGKLAYGTGSIPFIRTSDIANWQIKGDPKHGLRSSIRVAGG; translated from the coding sequence GTGAGCGAGCAGGCCGCAGTGACAGTCCCCAGCGACGACGAAGCGCCGGACGGCAAGGTCGTCGACTATATCTCCGGCATCCAGGTGCCTGCCAAGCCTGAAGAGCTGCTCGCGGTCCAGCCGTTCGCCCGCCAACTCGTCGAGGACTACGGCTACCCCAAGGTGCACATCCGCACAAGGCCCCAGTGGCACGTGAAGGCGCGCCCGTCGGACCGGGCGAAGACTTATCCGGTCGACATCGCCGTCTTTAGCGGCGACCAGCATCGCGACGAAGACTTGTTCCTCGTGGTCGAGTGCAAGAAGCCGGACCGCCGCGATGGCCGGGACCAGTTGGAGGACTACCTCCGCCTCTCCCGCGCTTACCTCGGCGTCTGGACCAATGGGGACGAGCGCCTCTTCCTACGAAAGCGTGAGGCCAACGGTAAGGTCACCTTCGACGAGATCCCTAACATCCCGCGCTACGGGCAGCGCGTCGAGGACATCGGCCTGTTCAAGCGCGAGGATCTACGACCGACCCATAACCTCAAGGCCGTCTTCCGCTCGATCCGTAACTACCTGGCGGCGAACGCCGTCGGCATGACGCGCGACGAGCCCCTAGCTCAGCAGATCATGAACCTCATCTTCTGCAAGATCTACGACGAGCGATTCACGCGACGCGACGCTGTCGTCACCTTCCGGGCGGGCGTGGACGAACCCGTTGCCGACGTGGCGGCGCGCGTGAAGGAGTCCTTCGCTCACGTGGTCAAGCAGTACAGCGATGTCTTCGACGACACGGACAAGATCGAACTCGACGACCGCTCCATCGCCTACGTTGTAGGCGAGCTCCAGCAGTACTGCCTGATCGAGTGCGAACGCGACGTCGTCGGCGATGCCTTCGAGACGTTCATCGGACCCTCCCTCAAGGGCGGCCAGGGGCAGTTCTTCACGCCGCGCAATGTCACGCACCTGGTGCGGGCACTTGTGCGCCCGAAGATCCAGGACATGGTGCTCGACCCAGCCTGCGGCTCGGGCGGCTTCCTCGTCGAGGCCCTGCGTGGCCTGTGGGACCTCGTCGATGACCGTGCCGACGAGCTGCAGTGGCCTGACAGCGAGCGCGAGAGCGAGAAGCAGAAGGTCGCAATCCGCCAGCTGCGGGGGATCGACAAGGATGAGTTCCTCAGCAAGGTGGCCAAGGCCTACATGGCGCTACTCGGTGATGGTCGCGGTGGGATCTTCTGTGAGAACTCGCTGGTGCCGATGAGGGACTGGGGGCTCAAGGCTCGCCAGGAAGTCTCCGTCGGCGAGTTCGACGTCATCATGACTAACCCGCCGTTCGGTCAGAAACTCAAGGTTACCGAACGCACGACCCTGGCCCAGTACGACCTCGGCTCCAAGTGGCGCAAGGCCAAGGGTGGTGTCGGCTACGAGAAGACGGATAAAGTCGCGGACTCGCAGACCCCGCAGATCCTCTTCATTGAGCGCTGTCTCGACCTGCTCAAGGATGGCGGCCGCATGGGCATCGTCCTGCCGGAGTCGATGCTGTGCAATCCGTCTCACCGCTACATCATGCAGTACGTACTGAGCCGGGCGACGATCCACGCGGTCATTTCCGTGCACGAGAACCTCTTCCAGCCGTACACCCACGCCAAGACCGCCGTCGTGCTCTTGGAGAAGGGTGCTGAGCCAGCTGGCGAGTCGCACGACGTGTTCATGGCCGTCGCCCGCTGGTGCGGGCACGATTCACGAGGCCACTCAATCCCGTTCGACGACCTGCCCAAGATCGTCGAACGCTGGGAGAAGTATGCGGACGGTGAGGCGCTGGACTTCGACCACCTCGGCTTCGTCGTTGACTCCGCGCAGATCACGGACATGATCTACCTCCCCAAGTACTACAACCCCGAGGTCCGCGAGTCGGTTGAGCGCCTATCGAAGACCCATGACCTCGTGCGCCTGGGTGATCTGGTCACCCAAGGCGTGCTGTCAGTCTCGACCGGCGACGAGGTGGGCAAGCTGGCCTACGGCACGGGCTCGATCCCGTTCATCCGCACCAGCGACATTGCAAACTGGCAAATCAAGGGCGACCCCAAGCACGGCCTCAGAAGCTCTATACGAGTCGCTGGCGGATAA
- a CDS encoding alpha/beta fold hydrolase, translated as MSTVKYFNGSYADAPVERMAAPQGAYFAYRAVGSDGGVPLLLLNHLAATLDGWDPRLVDQLAQDRPVVAVDYRGMGGSSGSAPTTVAGMADGVIEFLDAAGLEQVDVLGLSLGGFVTQQLLLTHPERFRRAVLAGTGPAGGVGITRVPGLTFRAMAQAAVTRKDARHYLFFPVAAWDRADEFLGRVAAFKHPDRAARVPGLLRQLKAVRSWGLQEPQDLSRIDHPALVVNGDNDLMVPSSNTLDLGRRLPAARLEDLYPGAGHGAIFQEPDLFASQVRAFLD; from the coding sequence GTGAGCACCGTGAAGTACTTCAATGGCTCATATGCGGACGCGCCGGTCGAACGCATGGCCGCACCCCAAGGGGCGTACTTCGCGTACCGGGCGGTCGGCTCCGACGGCGGGGTGCCCCTGCTGCTCCTGAATCACCTGGCGGCCACCCTCGACGGCTGGGACCCGCGGCTGGTCGACCAGTTGGCGCAGGACCGCCCGGTAGTAGCGGTGGATTACCGCGGCATGGGCGGCTCGTCCGGCTCGGCGCCCACCACCGTTGCGGGGATGGCCGACGGCGTGATCGAGTTCCTCGATGCTGCAGGGCTGGAACAGGTAGACGTCCTCGGGCTCTCGCTGGGCGGCTTCGTCACCCAGCAGCTACTGCTGACCCACCCGGAACGGTTCCGCAGGGCCGTGCTGGCCGGCACAGGCCCGGCGGGAGGCGTCGGCATCACCCGGGTGCCCGGCCTGACCTTCCGCGCCATGGCGCAGGCGGCCGTGACCCGCAAGGACGCCCGTCACTACCTGTTCTTCCCCGTGGCTGCCTGGGACAGGGCGGATGAGTTCCTGGGCCGTGTGGCTGCCTTCAAGCATCCCGACAGGGCCGCGCGGGTGCCCGGCCTCCTGCGCCAGCTCAAGGCCGTGCGCAGCTGGGGTCTGCAGGAGCCGCAGGACCTGTCCCGGATCGATCACCCGGCCCTGGTGGTGAACGGCGACAACGACCTCATGGTCCCCAGCTCCAACACCTTGGACCTGGGCCGGCGTCTGCCCGCCGCCAGGCTCGAAGATCTCTACCCCGGTGCCGGCCACGGCGCCATCTTCCAGGAGCCGGACCTTTTCGCCTCGCAGGTTCGCGCCTTCCTGGACTGA
- a CDS encoding GNAT family N-acetyltransferase has protein sequence MSTDGVRVVAYDAAMRADLETGYVPRFVYDNFYLDGWEVRQREDLAQVLAREADCCDVALVGGELAGWVCTRIHAEDSMGEVYMLCVDPEYQRRGVGAALLRHAHARAHDAGMRMVMVETGDDAGHAPARAAYEAAGYVRWPVARYFKEL, from the coding sequence ATGAGTACCGATGGCGTCAGGGTGGTGGCGTACGACGCCGCCATGCGTGCAGACCTCGAGACCGGATATGTGCCTCGGTTCGTGTACGACAACTTCTATCTGGACGGCTGGGAGGTGCGCCAGCGCGAGGATCTTGCGCAGGTGCTTGCCCGAGAGGCCGATTGCTGCGACGTCGCCCTGGTCGGTGGGGAGCTCGCGGGGTGGGTATGCACGCGCATCCACGCGGAGGATTCAATGGGGGAGGTATACATGCTGTGTGTCGACCCCGAGTATCAGCGTCGGGGAGTGGGTGCGGCGCTGCTCAGGCATGCGCATGCAAGGGCGCACGACGCGGGTATGCGGATGGTCATGGTTGAGACCGGCGACGACGCGGGGCACGCCCCGGCGCGGGCCGCCTATGAGGCGGCTGGCTACGTGCGTTGGCCCGTGGCCAGGTACTTCAAAGAACTGTAG
- a CDS encoding type II toxin-antitoxin system ParD family antitoxin: MATNTSVSLDDHFTGFIAHQVGSGRYRSASEVVRAGLRLLEDRETELAALREALAEGEASGPAEPFDFDAFIAAKTSKTT; this comes from the coding sequence ATGGCAACGAATACCTCCGTCAGCCTCGACGATCACTTCACCGGATTCATTGCGCACCAGGTCGGATCTGGACGTTACCGGTCCGCAAGCGAGGTCGTCCGCGCTGGCCTGCGCCTGTTGGAGGACCGGGAGACGGAACTGGCGGCGTTACGTGAAGCGCTTGCGGAAGGCGAGGCGAGTGGTCCTGCTGAGCCCTTCGACTTCGATGCCTTCATCGCCGCCAAAACCTCAAAGACGACATGA
- a CDS encoding type II toxin-antitoxin system RelE/ParE family toxin — MSIYRLTPAARRDLSAIWDYTEERWGPLQAETYVRKLQAGLERLADDPRRGHARDEVRPGFLSYPVGRHVIFYMEQADGVDVIRVLPQRVDPARHL; from the coding sequence ATGAGCATCTATCGGCTGACCCCGGCGGCGCGTCGCGACCTGTCGGCGATCTGGGATTACACCGAAGAGCGGTGGGGACCGTTGCAGGCCGAGACGTATGTGCGTAAGTTGCAGGCAGGGCTGGAACGTCTAGCAGATGATCCGCGCCGGGGGCATGCTCGTGATGAGGTGCGTCCCGGGTTCCTGAGCTACCCGGTCGGACGCCATGTCATCTTTTATATGGAACAGGCGGACGGCGTCGACGTCATCCGTGTCCTCCCTCAACGCGTGGATCCTGCCAGGCATCTGTAG
- a CDS encoding winged helix-turn-helix transcriptional regulator, whose amino-acid sequence MTGPQTTCPIAASLELLGEKWTLLILRDVFRGIHRFSDLEESLGCPRSILSARLRKLVEHGVLEVEPYQEPGLRQRHAYTLSAKGRDLALVLAALQQWGLKHLPNVAPIAPDPVHVDCGSPVEARLACRRGHYVEADAIGPPERSEADGRHALHPEAPSTSPPTVL is encoded by the coding sequence ATGACGGGACCGCAAACCACCTGCCCCATCGCGGCCAGCCTGGAACTGTTGGGCGAGAAGTGGACTCTGCTGATCCTTCGCGATGTTTTCCGGGGCATACACCGGTTCAGCGATCTGGAGGAGAGCCTCGGGTGCCCGCGCTCGATCCTGTCGGCACGGCTCAGGAAGCTCGTGGAGCATGGCGTGCTGGAGGTCGAGCCCTACCAGGAGCCGGGACTAAGGCAACGGCACGCCTACACTCTCAGCGCCAAGGGACGCGACCTCGCCCTCGTGCTGGCGGCGCTGCAGCAATGGGGGCTCAAGCATCTGCCGAACGTGGCACCGATTGCGCCAGATCCGGTGCACGTGGACTGCGGCAGTCCCGTCGAGGCCCGCCTCGCCTGCCGTCGGGGGCACTACGTCGAGGCCGATGCCATCGGCCCTCCGGAGCGGTCGGAAGCAGATGGACGGCATGCCCTCCATCCCGAGGCCCCGTCCACCAGTCCGCCTACAGTTCTTTGA
- a CDS encoding GNAT family N-acetyltransferase, producing MDELTYLTGRGAVVPEQIDGMFVGWPSPPSPQQLVAVMDGSHRRVWALDGDRVVGYINAISDGVLNAFIPWLEVHPDYQGRGVGTELVRRLLTQLGDMYAVDLCCDPEMLPYYERLGFARLAGAGLRNPRAITGGETARTPADL from the coding sequence ATGGACGAGCTGACTTACCTCACCGGCCGCGGCGCCGTCGTGCCCGAACAGATCGACGGCATGTTCGTCGGCTGGCCGAGCCCGCCCAGCCCGCAGCAACTCGTGGCAGTCATGGACGGCAGCCACCGGCGCGTCTGGGCACTGGATGGCGATCGCGTCGTCGGCTACATCAACGCCATCAGCGACGGCGTGCTCAACGCCTTCATCCCCTGGCTCGAGGTCCACCCCGACTACCAGGGCCGGGGAGTCGGCACGGAACTGGTGCGTCGACTGCTCACCCAGCTCGGCGACATGTACGCCGTCGACCTGTGCTGCGATCCGGAAATGCTGCCGTACTACGAGAGGCTCGGCTTCGCACGCCTGGCCGGCGCGGGCCTGCGCAATCCCCGCGCGATTACGGGCGGGGAAACGGCAAGGACGCCCGCGGATCTCTAG